The following proteins are co-located in the Chryseobacterium daecheongense genome:
- a CDS encoding calcineurin-like phosphoesterase C-terminal domain-containing protein, with the protein MNIKLLMPCLLISAMAWSQTSVSGYVYEDMNKNQKKESREKGIEGVAVSNGAQVVLTDKNGRYSLPVSENQTIFVIKPSGYMTPVNSNNLPQYYYHYKPKGSPSDFKYKGTLPTGELPKELNFALYRQKEDKNFDILVFGDPQPYTEKELDYFKRGIVNEVKNTKKNAVLGISLGDLVGDNLSLQKPYADVMKEIGLPWYNVMGNHDMNYDAKEDQFSDETFEANFGPANYSFNYGNVHFIILDDILYPDPRDGKGYWGGFRNDQLQFIENDLKLVDKNKLIVISFHIPLEHTNEDNFRNADRQKLFDFLSPFPNALLLSAHTHIQQQIFYGKKAGWNGAKDLHEYNVGTTCGDWYSGTPDEMGLPTSTMRDGTAKGYSFISFADNQYKVKYKTAGKPDDYQIKLYVPKVIPYPSKTSAKILANFFMGSKKDKVEYRIDNAEWKDMEYDETIDPNFALSVFKWDTTQNLFPGRRPSNPEMAKHIWIGGFTNKLALGKHKVEVRAMDMYGNQFSASEEFEVKEPVLIP; encoded by the coding sequence ATGAATATTAAATTATTAATGCCATGCCTTCTGATTTCAGCAATGGCATGGTCACAAACTTCCGTATCCGGCTATGTGTACGAAGACATGAATAAAAATCAAAAAAAAGAAAGCCGTGAGAAAGGAATCGAAGGAGTTGCGGTATCTAACGGTGCCCAGGTTGTTTTAACAGATAAAAATGGAAGATATAGCTTACCGGTTAGTGAAAATCAAACCATTTTTGTGATCAAACCATCGGGTTATATGACACCTGTTAACAGTAATAATTTACCTCAATATTACTATCATTACAAACCAAAAGGATCTCCTTCGGATTTTAAATACAAAGGAACGCTGCCGACAGGAGAGTTACCAAAAGAGCTCAACTTTGCATTGTACAGACAAAAGGAGGATAAAAACTTTGATATCCTGGTTTTTGGAGATCCTCAGCCTTATACGGAGAAAGAACTGGATTATTTCAAAAGAGGAATTGTAAATGAAGTAAAGAACACAAAAAAGAATGCGGTTCTGGGAATCAGTCTTGGAGATCTTGTAGGAGATAATCTGAGCCTTCAGAAACCGTATGCTGATGTCATGAAAGAGATTGGTTTACCATGGTACAATGTAATGGGAAATCATGACATGAATTATGATGCAAAGGAAGATCAGTTTTCAGACGAAACTTTTGAAGCTAATTTTGGACCTGCCAATTATTCTTTTAATTACGGGAATGTACATTTTATTATTTTAGACGATATTCTTTATCCGGATCCGAGAGACGGAAAAGGATATTGGGGAGGATTCCGAAATGATCAGCTGCAATTCATTGAAAATGACCTGAAGCTGGTGGATAAAAACAAACTGATTGTGATCTCTTTCCACATTCCGTTGGAACATACTAATGAAGATAATTTCAGAAATGCGGACCGTCAGAAATTGTTTGATTTTTTAAGCCCTTTTCCTAACGCGCTTCTTTTATCAGCACATACTCATATCCAACAGCAGATCTTTTATGGCAAAAAAGCAGGTTGGAATGGAGCTAAAGACCTTCATGAATATAATGTAGGAACAACTTGTGGTGACTGGTATTCCGGAACTCCTGATGAAATGGGATTGCCTACTTCTACGATGAGAGACGGAACAGCCAAAGGATATTCATTCATAAGTTTTGCGGATAACCAGTATAAAGTTAAATACAAAACAGCTGGTAAACCTGATGACTATCAGATAAAGTTGTATGTTCCGAAGGTCATTCCTTATCCATCAAAAACATCAGCTAAAATTCTTGCCAACTTCTTTATGGGGAGTAAAAAAGATAAAGTGGAGTACAGGATAGATAATGCGGAATGGAAAGATATGGAGTATGACGAAACGATCGATCCTAATTTTGCTTTGTCCGTATTCAAATGGGATACCACACAGAATCTTTTCCCGGGAAGAAGACCCTCAAATCCTGAAATGGCAAAACACATATGGATCGGTGGATTTACTAATAAATTAGCACTAGGGAAGCACAAGGTGGAAGTGAGAGCTATGGATATGTATGGAAACCAGTTTTCAGCTTCTGAAGAATTCGAAGTGAAAGAACCCGTGCTTATTCCTTAA
- a CDS encoding 3-ketoacyl-ACP reductase, with protein sequence MNIKGKNAIVTGGGRGLGKAVALALANEGVNVAITGRNEANLKATVEEIKNIGVNAAYAIFSVDDESAVKAGIESLVKELGGVDILINNAGIGDFGTIEEMPSETWEQVIKTNLFGVYYAAKAVYPFLKEKGEGDIVNVASTAGLKGGGNMSAYAASKAAVISLSQSMMAEWRKQNIRVVTLTPSTIASDMSIQGGLTDGNPETVLQPEDFAEWVRDILKMNRRALIANGSIFSTNP encoded by the coding sequence ATGAACATAAAAGGAAAAAATGCCATTGTAACAGGTGGTGGAAGAGGCTTAGGAAAAGCAGTTGCTTTGGCTTTGGCGAATGAAGGAGTAAATGTTGCCATTACAGGCAGAAATGAAGCCAACTTAAAAGCGACTGTTGAAGAAATTAAAAATATTGGGGTCAATGCGGCGTATGCTATTTTCAGTGTTGATGACGAATCAGCAGTAAAAGCCGGTATCGAATCTTTAGTAAAAGAACTTGGAGGTGTAGATATTTTAATCAATAACGCTGGGATCGGAGATTTTGGAACGATCGAAGAAATGCCTTCTGAAACCTGGGAACAGGTTATTAAAACCAATCTTTTTGGGGTGTATTATGCGGCAAAAGCAGTATATCCGTTTCTGAAAGAAAAAGGAGAAGGAGATATCGTAAACGTTGCTTCCACGGCCGGTTTAAAAGGAGGAGGAAATATGTCAGCTTACGCAGCTTCAAAAGCTGCCGTTATTTCTCTTTCACAATCCATGATGGCAGAATGGAGAAAGCAGAATATCCGTGTCGTAACCTTAACGCCAAGTACTATTGCTTCCGATATGAGCATTCAGGGAGGATTAACAGATGGAAACCCTGAAACAGTTCTTCAGCCGGAAGATTTCGCAGAATGGGTAAGAGATATCCTGAAAATGAACAGAAGAGCATTAATTGCAAACGGTTCTATTTTTTCTACAAATCCATAA
- the prmA gene encoding 50S ribosomal protein L11 methyltransferase has product MQNYLEFNFRISPLQPWNEILMAELIEIGFDSFTEELEGILGYIQKDLFNENELKALPLFENENVTIEYTFQEMPNINWNEEWEKNFSPINIDDKVLIRAEFHDSVPGMHEIIIQPKMSFGTGHHPTTHLMIQQMMDIDFHGKKVLDMGCGTSVLAIYAKQQGADDVKAIDIDEWSVENSKENAERNNVILDIEQGTAENLGKEHYDVILANINRNILISDIPTYVSVLNNGGKLLLSGLCFFDVDDILEVCKANNLELKKQLQREEWVSLLLEK; this is encoded by the coding sequence ATGCAAAATTATTTAGAATTCAACTTCAGAATTTCTCCGCTTCAACCATGGAATGAAATATTAATGGCAGAACTTATCGAAATAGGCTTTGACAGTTTTACGGAAGAATTGGAAGGAATTCTGGGTTATATCCAGAAAGATTTATTTAATGAAAATGAATTGAAGGCACTGCCTCTTTTTGAAAATGAAAATGTAACAATTGAATATACTTTCCAGGAAATGCCAAACATCAACTGGAATGAGGAATGGGAGAAAAATTTCTCACCCATTAATATTGATGATAAAGTCTTGATCAGAGCTGAATTTCATGATTCCGTACCCGGAATGCATGAAATCATTATCCAGCCTAAAATGTCTTTCGGAACCGGACATCATCCTACGACCCATCTCATGATCCAGCAAATGATGGATATTGACTTTCATGGTAAAAAGGTTTTGGATATGGGCTGCGGAACTTCAGTATTGGCCATTTATGCAAAGCAACAGGGAGCTGATGATGTGAAAGCTATTGATATTGATGAATGGTCTGTTGAAAATTCTAAAGAAAATGCTGAAAGAAATAATGTTATCCTTGATATTGAGCAGGGAACCGCAGAGAATCTGGGAAAAGAGCATTATGATGTTATCTTGGCGAATATCAACCGTAACATTTTGATTTCAGATATTCCTACTTATGTTTCTGTTTTAAATAACGGGGGTAAATTATTGCTGTCAGGATTGTGCTTCTTCGATGTAGATGATATTCTTGAAGTATGTAAGGCAAATAACCTTGAGTTAAAAAAACAGCTGCAGAGAGAAGAGTGGGTAAGCTTATTGCTTGAAAAATAA
- a CDS encoding SH3 domain-containing protein produces MKSLFIVLFLGLLQFFSAQEEEYPYGVFNFQENKTQKIFTDWTRVRQEPKVDAQILDSLQTNQQILIVKKEEVVLKLGERSSNWYKISYQKGEQVAEGYIWGGNLCVGYRNKNGYDFLFGLSKTENRKDKRSGENFKQNIASIKVLEGNTLVDEVFFNTGRGEELSYGTFTVESNHKLQNVELTLKAVVSGEACGIASYDQYVLFKDKKLIALPQLMNVGDADVYYHSENFIFPNDKGGSPNTIIFKMEEMEKDEKDREKKKYSSKTYLWNGTSYQLK; encoded by the coding sequence ATGAAATCTCTTTTCATTGTTTTATTTTTGGGTCTTCTGCAGTTCTTTTCAGCACAGGAGGAGGAATACCCTTACGGGGTTTTTAATTTTCAGGAAAATAAAACACAAAAAATATTTACCGATTGGACGAGGGTAAGGCAGGAGCCTAAAGTAGATGCACAAATTCTCGACTCTTTGCAAACCAATCAGCAGATTCTTATTGTTAAGAAAGAAGAAGTAGTTTTAAAATTAGGAGAAAGGTCTTCCAACTGGTATAAAATATCCTATCAGAAGGGAGAACAGGTTGCTGAAGGGTACATCTGGGGCGGAAATCTTTGTGTAGGATACAGAAATAAAAACGGATATGATTTTCTTTTTGGTCTTTCAAAAACTGAAAACAGAAAGGATAAAAGATCAGGGGAAAATTTTAAACAAAATATAGCCAGTATTAAAGTGCTTGAAGGTAATACCCTGGTAGATGAGGTTTTCTTTAATACAGGACGTGGGGAAGAATTGAGCTATGGAACTTTTACCGTAGAAAGCAACCATAAACTGCAAAATGTGGAGCTTACCCTAAAAGCTGTGGTTTCCGGGGAAGCGTGTGGTATTGCCAGCTACGACCAATATGTATTGTTTAAAGATAAAAAGTTAATTGCATTGCCGCAGCTGATGAATGTTGGAGATGCCGATGTTTATTATCACAGTGAAAATTTTATATTTCCCAATGATAAAGGAGGATCTCCTAATACCATTATCTTCAAAATGGAGGAAATGGAAAAGGATGAAAAAGACAGGGAAAAGAAAAAATATTCCTCAAAAACCTATCTCTGGAATGGAACTTCTTACCAACTAAAATAA
- a CDS encoding 5'-nucleotidase, lipoprotein e(P4) family — protein sequence MKNFKFIIANCLFVLVLSCKTAAPVSNVSVQDGPSQNLGRDGKIYAAFYQQRAAEYEALCLQAYNIARLRLDEALLQKSEKPLAIVSDIDETFLDNSYYAVERSKMGKGYDQATWEEWTAKGIAKPLTGSQEFYQYAAGKGVQVFYVTNRLEQERAGTVKNLKKYNFPLQNDTNLILRAKESSKENRRADIAKDYNIVLLLGDNLSDFSGIFDKKSETERSAAVKNSAKDFGKKFIIIPNVGYGDWESSFYHYKYDYTDQQKDSMMYNAVKTTP from the coding sequence ATGAAAAATTTTAAATTCATTATCGCAAACTGTTTGTTTGTTTTGGTATTATCTTGCAAAACAGCAGCTCCGGTTTCAAACGTTTCTGTCCAGGACGGTCCTTCTCAGAATCTTGGGCGTGACGGAAAAATATACGCTGCGTTTTATCAGCAACGGGCAGCAGAATACGAAGCACTTTGTCTCCAGGCATATAATATAGCCAGGCTCCGTTTGGATGAAGCTTTACTACAAAAATCAGAAAAACCTTTAGCTATTGTTTCAGATATTGATGAGACTTTTTTAGATAATTCTTATTATGCCGTTGAACGTTCTAAGATGGGAAAGGGTTATGACCAGGCCACCTGGGAGGAATGGACCGCTAAGGGAATTGCAAAACCGCTTACGGGCTCTCAGGAATTTTACCAATATGCCGCTGGCAAGGGTGTTCAGGTATTTTATGTAACCAATCGTCTGGAGCAGGAACGTGCAGGAACAGTAAAAAACTTGAAGAAATACAATTTCCCGCTTCAAAATGATACCAACCTTATCCTCCGTGCAAAGGAAAGCAGTAAAGAAAACCGAAGAGCTGATATTGCTAAAGATTATAATATTGTTTTATTGTTGGGAGATAATCTTTCTGACTTCTCCGGCATATTCGACAAAAAATCAGAAACAGAAAGGTCTGCTGCAGTAAAGAATTCAGCAAAGGATTTCGGAAAAAAATTCATTATCATTCCTAATGTTGGTTATGGTGATTGGGAATCTTCATTTTATCACTACAAATATGATTATACTGACCAACAGAAAGACTCAATGATGTATAATGCAGTAAAAACTACTCCTTAA
- a CDS encoding sulfite exporter TauE/SafE family protein, protein MSIIVRKLISAKYMGHWEIFLFFLIIAFIYSSVGFGGGSSYLAVLAMYNLPYQEIRLTALICNVIVVIGGVFIYIRNKQTDWRKIIPLTIISVPMAFLGAVLKIRQETFFLILGITLIIAALLLWIRTDLKNGEDHPERTGTSLFKNGLLGGGIGFLSGLVGIGGGIFLSPLLNLMKWDTPRKIAATSSVFILVNSVSGIFGQLSKLSADMDYFRILSLCFAVFIGGQVGSRMSLKWNPLVIKRMTAILVLVAGINVLIKYW, encoded by the coding sequence ATGAGTATTATTGTAAGAAAATTAATTTCTGCAAAATATATGGGGCATTGGGAGATCTTTTTGTTTTTTTTAATCATCGCTTTCATTTATTCTTCCGTGGGTTTTGGCGGAGGATCCAGTTATCTTGCAGTTCTTGCCATGTATAACCTTCCTTACCAGGAAATACGTTTAACGGCACTTATTTGTAATGTTATTGTGGTCATTGGAGGGGTATTCATTTACATCAGAAATAAGCAGACGGACTGGAGGAAAATAATACCGCTTACCATTATAAGTGTTCCTATGGCATTCTTGGGAGCGGTTTTAAAAATACGCCAGGAAACTTTTTTTCTGATATTAGGGATCACTTTGATCATTGCGGCATTGTTGCTTTGGATAAGAACAGATTTAAAAAATGGAGAAGATCACCCGGAACGTACGGGCACTTCTCTATTCAAAAACGGACTCCTGGGAGGTGGAATAGGATTTTTATCTGGATTGGTAGGCATTGGTGGGGGAATTTTTCTTTCCCCTCTCTTAAACCTTATGAAATGGGATACTCCACGAAAAATTGCAGCAACATCAAGTGTTTTCATCCTGGTCAATTCAGTGTCAGGGATTTTCGGACAGTTATCCAAACTCTCTGCCGATATGGATTATTTCAGAATTCTGAGTTTATGTTTTGCCGTATTTATCGGTGGACAGGTAGGTTCCAGAATGTCCCTGAAATGGAATCCTTTGGTCATCAAAAGAATGACCGCTATTTTGGTACTGGTGGCCGGGATAAATGTTTTAATAAAATATTGGTAA
- a CDS encoding MoaD/ThiS family protein, translating to MIIKILAFGITKDIFGGSEKEIEINEGASVKVLKEFLEKDFPDLKKLKSYFIAIDDEYAEDNQIIEVSNEIAIIPPVSGG from the coding sequence ATGATAATTAAAATATTAGCATTCGGAATAACGAAAGATATTTTCGGAGGTTCAGAAAAAGAAATAGAAATAAATGAAGGAGCAAGCGTCAAAGTACTCAAGGAGTTTCTGGAAAAAGATTTTCCGGATCTTAAAAAACTAAAATCCTATTTTATTGCCATTGACGATGAATATGCGGAGGACAATCAGATCATTGAAGTCTCTAACGAAATAGCAATAATCCCTCCGGTAAGCGGAGGGTAA
- a CDS encoding molybdenum cofactor biosynthesis protein MoaE: MVDIKITENILDLTNCFTLASDPAYGGIASFVGTVRNHTKGQAVIRLEYECYESMAVKEMRKIADEAISLFSVKNIVIHHRTGILFPGDAAVIIVVSDGHRNTVFDACSYVIENIKKNVPIWKKEIFDNGEEWVSAHP; the protein is encoded by the coding sequence ATGGTTGATATTAAAATAACAGAAAATATACTGGATCTTACAAATTGCTTTACCCTTGCTTCCGATCCTGCATATGGAGGGATTGCGTCATTTGTAGGGACGGTAAGAAATCATACGAAAGGCCAGGCTGTCATCCGTTTGGAATATGAATGTTACGAGTCTATGGCGGTTAAGGAGATGCGGAAAATAGCAGATGAAGCTATTTCCTTATTTTCGGTAAAAAATATTGTAATTCATCACCGTACAGGGATTTTATTTCCTGGTGATGCAGCAGTGATAATCGTGGTGAGCGATGGTCACCGGAATACTGTTTTTGATGCGTGCAGCTATGTTATTGAAAATATAAAAAAAAACGTTCCCATCTGGAAAAAAGAAATTTTTGATAATGGAGAAGAGTGGGTTTCAGCCCACCCGTAA
- the fdhD gene encoding formate dehydrogenase accessory sulfurtransferase FdhD: protein MKAHLLSNKSVKQIEIVKVKDNSSFQYTDDVSVEEPLEIRVVYHLADKKESRNISVTMRTPGNDAELAAGFLFTEGIIFDHKQIESIYAPQAECARNSENIIIVELAEGFVPDLMNADRNFYTTSSCGVCGKGSIESIRTVSSFHNQTKENIEVSLETLYQLSEKLQSFQNNFSATGGIHASGIFDREGNLLALREDVGRHNALDKLIGHALSAGLLPLHDKILVLSGRASFELIQKAAMAGISIVAAIGAPSSLAVDLAKEFDITLLGFLRDNRFNIYHSGSHFKIENVL, encoded by the coding sequence ATGAAAGCCCATCTGTTATCAAATAAATCGGTAAAGCAGATAGAAATCGTCAAAGTTAAGGACAACAGCAGTTTCCAATATACGGATGATGTTTCTGTTGAGGAACCTTTAGAAATAAGGGTGGTCTATCATTTAGCAGATAAAAAAGAATCGAGGAATATATCTGTAACAATGAGAACACCTGGTAATGATGCAGAGCTGGCTGCTGGCTTTTTATTTACGGAAGGGATTATTTTTGACCATAAACAAATTGAAAGCATATACGCTCCTCAGGCAGAATGTGCCAGGAACAGCGAAAATATTATCATTGTTGAACTTGCAGAAGGTTTTGTTCCTGACCTTATGAATGCTGACAGGAACTTTTATACTACTTCCAGTTGTGGGGTTTGTGGAAAAGGATCCATTGAATCTATAAGAACAGTGAGTTCTTTTCATAACCAGACAAAAGAAAATATAGAGGTTTCTCTGGAAACCCTGTATCAATTATCTGAAAAGCTACAGTCTTTCCAGAATAATTTTAGTGCTACAGGCGGTATACATGCCTCCGGTATCTTTGACCGGGAAGGTAACCTTCTGGCGTTGCGTGAAGATGTGGGAAGACATAATGCTTTGGATAAACTCATCGGTCATGCATTATCAGCAGGGCTCCTGCCGCTTCATGATAAAATTTTGGTATTGAGTGGAAGAGCCAGTTTTGAGCTTATTCAGAAAGCGGCAATGGCCGGTATTTCCATTGTTGCAGCAATAGGAGCTCCTTCCAGCCTTGCGGTAGATCTGGCAAAAGAATTTGATATCACTTTATTAGGCTTTCTCCGGGACAACCGGTTTAATATTTACCATTCCGGCAGCCATTTTAAAATTGAAAATGTATTATGA
- a CDS encoding FdhF/YdeP family oxidoreductase — MENKDIFNKKEISRLPSAEPPYKLLDLKLKPPKAWAAGVPAVIHSLDQLVLNASVLRGGRALFSMNQFDGFDCPSCAWPDPDDERSRLGEYCENGAKALAEEATSKKIGADFFKENSVYDLAKMTDFEISQLGRIAEPMYLPKGGTHYQPISWDNAFKKISEKLNALDSPDEAIFYTSGRTSNEATWVYQLFAREFGTNNFPDCSNMCHETSGYALSRSIGIGKGTVKLEDFYDTDLIIIIGQNPGTNSPRMLSALTKGKKNGAKIMAVNPLPEAGLKGFKNPQDVRALLNKPYELSDLYLPVRINGDMALLKALQILVLEEEAKNPGKVLDQDFIANNTAGFNELVEELKKYDLNFLSEECGIPVESLREAAQMIASKKRIIICWGMGITQQHNGVEMIYNIVNLLLMKGSIGIQGGGACPVRGHSNVQGNRTLLINHHPTKEQLDRLQEYYGFEVPRKGGYDVVNALKAMHEGKVKFMFCMGGNFLSAAPDTTFTAEAMRSLEMSVIVSVKLNRNHLIHGKEALILPVISRSEKDMINGELQHVSTENSMGVVEWSRGVLDPISKNLINETHVACRMAKAVLGERSVVDWDKFINSYDAVRHDIEQCIPGFENYNKRVVQKGGFYLPNGPRDGIFNSEFYPGKAAFNITAVPDNSLADDEYLMGTTRTHDQFNTVVYGLNDRYRGIFNERRVVMMNEKDIEKAGLKEGDHVDLFNYDDGIERIAPLFIVVKYPIPQKSTMTYFPETNVLVSINNVVNGANMPASKYVRIKIRKHDPDIFKKIDDHVIAAAGTSVE; from the coding sequence ATGGAAAACAAAGATATATTCAATAAAAAAGAGATCAGCAGATTACCTTCTGCAGAACCACCTTATAAACTGCTGGATCTGAAGCTGAAACCACCAAAAGCATGGGCAGCAGGAGTTCCTGCAGTTATTCATTCATTGGATCAGTTGGTGCTGAATGCCTCTGTTCTTCGTGGAGGGAGAGCTCTTTTCAGTATGAATCAGTTTGATGGTTTCGATTGTCCGAGCTGCGCGTGGCCAGACCCGGATGACGAACGTTCCAGATTGGGCGAATATTGTGAAAACGGGGCAAAAGCCTTAGCAGAAGAAGCGACTTCAAAAAAGATCGGGGCTGACTTTTTCAAAGAAAACTCCGTATATGATTTGGCAAAGATGACAGATTTTGAAATCAGCCAGTTGGGAAGAATAGCGGAGCCTATGTATCTGCCTAAAGGAGGAACACATTATCAGCCAATCAGCTGGGATAATGCTTTTAAGAAAATCTCTGAAAAACTAAACGCTCTGGACTCGCCCGACGAAGCCATATTTTACACATCCGGAAGAACAAGTAATGAAGCAACATGGGTTTACCAGTTGTTTGCCAGAGAATTCGGAACCAATAATTTTCCGGACTGTTCTAATATGTGCCATGAAACTTCCGGTTATGCTCTATCAAGAAGTATAGGTATTGGAAAAGGAACCGTAAAGCTAGAAGACTTCTATGACACGGATCTTATCATAATCATAGGGCAGAATCCCGGGACCAATTCACCAAGAATGCTCTCCGCCCTAACTAAAGGAAAGAAAAACGGAGCAAAAATTATGGCTGTCAATCCGCTTCCCGAAGCCGGATTAAAAGGATTCAAAAATCCTCAGGATGTTCGGGCTCTGCTCAATAAACCATATGAATTGTCAGATCTGTATCTTCCTGTTAGGATTAATGGAGATATGGCGCTTTTAAAAGCACTGCAAATTCTTGTGCTGGAAGAAGAAGCTAAAAATCCGGGAAAAGTTCTTGACCAGGATTTTATAGCGAACAACACCGCCGGATTTAATGAATTGGTTGAGGAATTAAAAAAATATGATCTCAACTTTTTATCGGAAGAATGTGGTATTCCGGTTGAGAGCTTGAGAGAAGCTGCACAAATGATTGCCTCAAAAAAAAGGATTATCATTTGTTGGGGAATGGGAATTACACAGCAGCATAATGGTGTGGAAATGATTTACAATATTGTGAATCTCCTATTGATGAAAGGAAGTATAGGAATTCAGGGTGGAGGTGCGTGTCCGGTTAGAGGGCATAGCAATGTTCAGGGTAACAGGACGTTACTTATTAACCATCATCCAACGAAGGAACAATTGGATAGGCTGCAGGAATATTACGGCTTTGAAGTACCAAGAAAAGGTGGATATGATGTTGTAAATGCACTCAAAGCGATGCATGAAGGTAAAGTGAAATTCATGTTCTGCATGGGAGGTAATTTTCTTTCTGCTGCACCAGATACCACTTTTACAGCAGAAGCGATGCGCAGTCTTGAAATGTCTGTGATTGTTTCAGTAAAATTAAATAGAAACCACCTTATCCACGGGAAGGAAGCCTTGATCTTACCGGTCATCTCCAGAAGTGAAAAAGATATGATCAATGGGGAACTTCAGCATGTAAGCACAGAAAATTCAATGGGCGTTGTGGAATGGTCAAGAGGGGTTCTCGATCCTATTTCAAAAAACCTGATCAATGAAACCCATGTTGCCTGCAGAATGGCGAAAGCGGTGTTAGGGGAACGCTCAGTTGTGGATTGGGATAAGTTTATCAACAGCTATGATGCCGTTCGTCACGATATTGAGCAATGTATTCCCGGATTTGAAAATTATAACAAAAGGGTAGTGCAAAAAGGAGGTTTCTATCTTCCGAACGGGCCCAGAGATGGGATCTTCAATAGTGAATTTTACCCGGGCAAAGCTGCTTTCAATATAACTGCTGTACCGGATAATTCGCTTGCAGATGACGAATACCTGATGGGAACAACCAGAACCCATGATCAGTTCAATACGGTTGTTTATGGTTTAAATGACCGTTACCGCGGGATCTTCAATGAAAGGAGGGTCGTTATGATGAATGAAAAAGATATCGAAAAGGCAGGTCTTAAAGAAGGGGATCATGTAGATCTTTTCAATTATGATGATGGTATCGAAAGGATTGCACCGCTTTTCATTGTCGTAAAATATCCTATTCCACAGAAAAGCACCATGACCTATTTCCCGGAAACCAACGTTCTGGTATCAATCAATAATGTAGTTAACGGAGCCAATATGCCGGCTTCAAAATATGTCCGCATTAAAATCCGAAAACATGATCCTGATATTTTTAAAAAGATTGATGACCATGTGATTGCAGCAGCCGGAACAAGTGTGGAGTAA
- a CDS encoding molybdopterin-dependent oxidoreductase, whose product MRRLFFVFIFSFCGLLSAQTEFKLKVSGEVAHPLDLSVSDLSKMPRKDAVMKDKDGSSHIFTGVPILDVLEKAGVPSGKALHGAENLSKYVLIKCSDGYQVLFSLAELDASIQDKNVIIADTVDGKPLPKEKGPLRIIAEGEKKPARSSYQVREIFISSIKN is encoded by the coding sequence ATGAGAAGACTGTTTTTTGTTTTCATATTTTCTTTTTGTGGATTGCTGTCAGCTCAGACAGAATTCAAATTAAAAGTTTCCGGTGAAGTTGCCCATCCTTTGGATTTAAGCGTATCCGACCTTTCAAAAATGCCGAGAAAAGACGCCGTAATGAAGGACAAAGATGGAAGCTCACATATTTTTACGGGGGTTCCTATCCTGGACGTCTTGGAAAAGGCAGGAGTTCCGTCCGGAAAAGCACTTCATGGAGCAGAAAACCTTTCAAAATATGTACTGATAAAATGTTCGGATGGTTATCAGGTTTTATTTTCACTGGCAGAGCTGGACGCTTCCATTCAGGATAAAAATGTCATTATTGCAGATACTGTAGATGGGAAACCTTTGCCAAAGGAAAAAGGTCCCCTCAGGATTATTGCGGAAGGGGAAAAGAAGCCGGCAAGAAGTTCTTATCAGGTTAGAGAAATTTTTATTAGTTCAATAAAAAATTAA